A window of the Hordeum vulgare subsp. vulgare chromosome 5H, MorexV3_pseudomolecules_assembly, whole genome shotgun sequence genome harbors these coding sequences:
- the LOC123452997 gene encoding uncharacterized protein LOC123452997 produces MTPRHAPIWLDSTLMAPNPTHNLRPMARVSGVRLRSRLPCRPPLICGVRETSLTRSLPKTGVYSQGSDSKDIGTTKRVCDNYTTEMLMFWFTMMRMMSVFSFSYDGCFQF; encoded by the exons ATGACACCTCGACACGCTCCTATCTGGCTAGATTCGACGCTCATGGCTCCTAACCCCACCCACAACCTTCGCCcgatggctagggtttcgggtgtCAGGCTCCGCAGCCGGTTGCCATGTCGTCCTCCTCTCATCTG CGGTGTACGGGAGACATCCTTGACGCGGTCGTTGCCAAAGACCGGTGTTTATAGTCAAGGTTCTG ATTCAAAAGATATAGGGACGACTAAACGGGTGTGTGACAACTATACAACAGAGATGTTGATGTTCTGGTTcacgatgatgaggatgatgtctGTTTTCAGTTTTAGTTATGATGGTTGTtttcagttttag